The proteins below are encoded in one region of Lactuca sativa cultivar Salinas chromosome 3, Lsat_Salinas_v11, whole genome shotgun sequence:
- the LOC111901330 gene encoding uncharacterized protein LOC111901330 translates to MKRSSALPPTRSISLPSRLHPTSFRVEAELNKLRLWEVRSCSSSETLTAETIQTGLFSLAEVYRCVEELVYSSLTQQAFVSHGKVLEDALERSVKLLDTCGIVRDTLQKMKEQAQRLQSSLRRRGTELRFEDDISCYIRLRKKLKKEASKCIRSLKHGERKFTLVPSLEDYHLTMVVKVLREVNMMTSIVLRTLLLFLSSSGTTIKNRHLGCSLISKLRSSEKGKKSTNEVGSVDDVLFCVLGGTEEMTTADRKLENLVISVNCIEAGLDVVFRRLIHYRVSILNVLTR, encoded by the coding sequence ATGAAAAGATCATCTGCATTGCCTCCAACTAGATCCATTAGCTTGCCTTCTAGATTGCATCCCACTTCTTTTCGTGTTGAGGCTGAGCTAAATAAGTTACGATTGTGGGAAGTAAGATCGTGTTCTTCCTCTGAAACCCTAACAGCTGAAACCATTCAAACCGGCCTATTTAGTTTAGCAGAGGTGTATAGATGTGTCGAGGAACTTGTTTACTCTTCCCTCACACAACAAGCTTTTGTAAGCCATGGGAAGGTATTGGAAGACGCATTGGAACGTTCAGTAAAACTACTCGACACTTGTGGGATTGTTAGGGATACTCTACAGAAGATGAAGGAACAAGCGCAACGCCTTCAGTCAAGTCTTCGCCGGAGAGGTACAGAATTAAGGTTTGAAGATGACATTTCTTGTTATATCAGATTAAGAAAGAAGTTGAAGAAAGAGGCATCAAAGTGCATTAGATCACTAAAACATGGCGAAAGGAAGTTTACGCTTGTACCATCCTTAGAAGATTATCATTTGACAATGGTGGTGAAAGTGCTTAGAGAAGTAAATATGATGACATCTATCGTTTTACGAACTCTCTTATTGTTCTTGTCGTCATCAGGAACTACGATCAAGAACAGGCATTTGGGGTGCTCGTTGATTTCAAAATTGAGGTCAAGCGAGAAGGGAAAGAAGAGCACAAACGAGGTGGGGAGTGTGGATGATGTGCTGTTTTGTGTACTTGGTGGCACGGAGGAAATGACAACCGCCGATAGAAAGTTAGAAAATCTTGTAATTAGTGTAAATTGTATAGAGGCTGGATTAGATGTAGTTTTTAGACGACTGATTCACTATCGAGTCTCGATCCTTAATGTACTGACAAGATAA